A single region of the Brachypodium distachyon strain Bd21 chromosome 3, Brachypodium_distachyon_v3.0, whole genome shotgun sequence genome encodes:
- the LOC100827290 gene encoding perakine reductase isoform X2, with product MEQSQMARVKLGTQGLEVSKIGYGCMGLTGVYNAPVPEDAGVAVIRRAFDAGVTFFDTADAYGPHTNEILLGKALKQVPRQSVQVATKCGIAGFDISGMVVKGTPDYVRACCEASLARLGVDYIDLYFQHRIDQSVPIEETMGELKKLVEEGKVKYVGLSEASADTIRRAHAVHPITAVQLEWSLWTRDIEEDIIPLCRELGIGIVPYSPLGRGFFAGRAAVESIPSESLLSKHPRYTGENLEKNKALYTRLEKLSTKYGCTPAQLALAWVLHQGDDVVPIPERSMPSMVYLFMQSV from the exons ATGGAGCAGAGCCAGATGGCCAGAGTGAAGCTTGGCACACAGGGCCTCGAG GTCTCCAAGATCGGGTACGGATGCATGGGCCTCACGGGCGTTTACAACGCTCCGGTGCCGGAGGATGCTGGCGTCGCCGTTATCAGGCGCGCCTTTGACGCCGGCGTCACCTTCTTCGACACCGCCGATGCCTATGGGCCGCACACCAACGAGATTCTGCTTGGAAAG GCACTAAAGCAGGTCCCTAGACAAAGCGTGCAAGTGGCCACCAAGTGCGGCATTGCAGGATTTGACATCAGTGGCATGGTTGTGAAGGGCACTCCGGACTATGTGCGTGCATGCTGCGAAGCAAGCCTTGCACGCCTTGGCGTCGATTACATTGATCTGTACTTCCAGCATCGCATCGACCAGTCTGTGCCTATAGAGGAAACT ATGGGGGAATTGAAGAAGTTGGTTGAAGAAGGCAAAGTAAAATATGTTGGCTTGTCTGAGGCTAGTGCTGATACCATTAGAAGGGCACATGCAGTTCATCCAATCACCGCAGTGCAGTTAGAGTGGTCTCTATGGACCAGGGACATAGAGGAAGATATTATCCCACTGTGCAG GGAGCTTGGCATTGGAATCGTTCCATACAGCCCACTTGGTCGTGGTTTCTTTGCTGGCAGGGCAGCCGTAGAGAGCATACCATCAGAGAGTTTATTG TCCAAACATCCAAGGTATACTGGAGAAAACTTGGAGAAGAATAAAGCTCTATACACACGACTTGAAAAGCTGTCAACCAAGTATGGCTGCACACCTGCTCAACTTGCTCTTGCGTGGGTTCTTCATCAAGGGGATGATGTCGTCCCAATCCCTG